The proteins below come from a single Mucilaginibacter mali genomic window:
- a CDS encoding carboxylesterase family protein, translating to MKKYQVVLAFILAGYLPLRAQEVPSFTKAVYVSGTDSLPYRLLYPLHYDQHKKYPIVLFLHGAGQRGKDNESPLAGVPQALTDPIGREKYPCFILVPQCAKKDVWVKFPGFPESLQATDLPTPSARAAFAQLDILISQLPIDKKRVYIMGYSMGGEGTFDFLTRQPELFAAAIPICSVSDTAKARLIHKIPVWAFHGDQDEVNNVRYSRMMIGALKKQGGKPIYTEFPGAKHNIWMQAYSQPGLFDWLFAQKRP from the coding sequence ATGAAGAAATACCAGGTCGTACTTGCTTTTATATTGGCTGGATACCTGCCTCTGCGGGCGCAGGAGGTTCCATCTTTCACCAAAGCGGTGTATGTTTCAGGCACAGATAGCTTGCCATATCGCTTATTGTATCCGCTGCATTACGATCAGCATAAGAAATATCCCATTGTATTGTTCCTGCATGGGGCAGGGCAACGCGGTAAGGATAATGAAAGCCCGCTGGCCGGTGTACCCCAGGCTTTGACGGATCCTATCGGGCGTGAAAAATACCCCTGCTTTATTTTGGTTCCGCAATGCGCGAAGAAGGATGTATGGGTTAAGTTCCCGGGTTTTCCCGAAAGTTTGCAGGCTACTGATCTGCCGACACCCAGCGCCCGTGCCGCTTTTGCACAGCTTGATATCCTTATCAGCCAATTACCTATCGATAAAAAACGCGTCTACATTATGGGCTACTCTATGGGTGGCGAAGGTACATTTGATTTTTTGACTCGGCAGCCGGAGTTATTTGCCGCCGCTATACCAATTTGTTCGGTATCGGATACAGCCAAAGCCAGGCTTATACACAAAATACCGGTATGGGCCTTCCACGGCGATCAGGACGAGGTGAATAATGTGAGATATTCGCGCATGATGATCGGCGCGCTGAAAAAGCAGGGAGGCAAGCCCATTTATACCGAGTTTCCCGGCGCTAAGCATAACATCTGGATGCAGGCCTATAGCCAGCCGGGCTTGTTCGACTGGCTTTTCGCGCAAAAACGACCTTAA
- a CDS encoding SRPBCC domain-containing protein, translating into MENTKDRELKLTRLLDAPVELVWEVWASPEHIANWWGPEGFTNTIHHMDFRPGGDWEFTMHGPDGTDYNNKNTFVEVVENRRVVYEHVSTPKHLTTVTFEAQGDKTVLTWHMLFESREQLEQVVKVFKADVGLKQNVERMNQYLINRQ; encoded by the coding sequence ATGGAAAACACTAAAGACCGCGAATTAAAGCTAACACGCCTGCTGGACGCACCCGTTGAACTGGTTTGGGAAGTTTGGGCCAGCCCCGAACATATTGCTAACTGGTGGGGGCCGGAAGGCTTTACCAACACTATCCATCACATGGATTTCCGCCCCGGCGGCGACTGGGAATTTACCATGCACGGCCCAGATGGCACCGATTATAACAACAAAAATACTTTTGTTGAAGTAGTAGAAAACCGACGTGTTGTTTACGAGCATGTATCGACCCCCAAGCACCTCACCACCGTAACTTTTGAAGCGCAGGGAGATAAAACAGTGCTTACCTGGCATATGCTTTTTGAATCGAGGGAGCAACTGGAACAGGTGGTAAAAGTGTTTAAGGCAGATGTTGGCTTGAAGCAAAATGTAGAACGCATGAACCAATACCTTATTAACCGGCAATAA
- a CDS encoding response regulator transcription factor, whose translation MQTEPILIAIVDDHTLFRNGVHALMSEFDELKVVFEADNGKQLQQMLPKHALPQVVLMDINMPEMDGYDATAWLKAKYPQIKVLALSMFEDDKAVLRMIRSGASGYVLKESKPRELLEAIKTIVNKGVYINELVSGKLIRSVAGAGDSPELTAKELEFLKLACSELTYKEIADKMFISPRTVDNYRESLFQKLNLKSRTGLVLYAIQNEIFKF comes from the coding sequence ATGCAAACAGAACCTATTTTAATTGCCATAGTAGATGATCATACGCTTTTTCGGAATGGCGTACATGCCCTGATGAGCGAATTTGATGAACTAAAAGTGGTGTTTGAAGCAGACAACGGCAAGCAACTACAGCAAATGTTGCCAAAGCACGCGCTACCGCAAGTTGTGTTGATGGATATTAACATGCCCGAAATGGACGGGTATGATGCTACAGCCTGGCTAAAAGCAAAATACCCCCAGATAAAGGTATTGGCCCTTAGTATGTTTGAGGATGACAAAGCCGTGTTGCGCATGATCCGCAGCGGTGCCAGCGGTTATGTGCTAAAGGAATCGAAGCCCAGGGAATTACTGGAGGCCATAAAAACCATTGTAAACAAAGGGGTATACATTAACGAACTGGTTTCGGGCAAGTTGATACGCAGCGTAGCCGGAGCCGGTGATAGCCCCGAGTTAACCGCCAAAGAGCTGGAGTTTTTAAAACTGGCCTGCTCCGAATTAACCTATAAGGAAATAGCCGATAAAATGTTCATCAGCCCACGTACAGTTGATAATTACCGCGAATCGTTATTCCAGAAACTCAATCTCAAATCGCGCACCGGCTTGGTGCTGTACGCCATACAGAACGAGATATTTAAGTTTTAA
- a CDS encoding DUF3574 domain-containing protein, whose protein sequence is MKAYVQLITIACCISLTGCATMQRTDLYFGRTIPGGGQVTDEQWKNFSDSVISRYFPEGYTEVAATGRWRDTQTKETITEPSVVVTFLGKASARRNAALDSVTRQYIRGFHQQSVLRADSKTRIRFIEKTP, encoded by the coding sequence ATGAAAGCCTACGTGCAATTAATCACCATAGCATGTTGTATCAGCCTTACGGGTTGCGCCACTATGCAACGCACCGATCTTTACTTTGGGCGCACTATTCCGGGTGGCGGGCAGGTAACCGATGAGCAATGGAAAAACTTTAGCGATAGTGTGATCAGCCGTTATTTCCCCGAGGGTTATACCGAGGTGGCGGCTACAGGCCGCTGGAGGGACACTCAAACCAAAGAAACGATAACAGAGCCTTCTGTGGTAGTTACGTTTTTGGGGAAAGCAAGCGCGCGGCGCAATGCCGCTTTAGATAGCGTTACCCGGCAATACATCCGCGGCTTTCATCAGCAAAGCGTGTTGCGTGCCGATAGTAAAACCCGGATAAGGTTTATAGAAAAAACACCATAA
- a CDS encoding DUF4407 domain-containing protein — protein MKKITRFFWFCSGAHVDTLKKYPIEHNKYVGIGATIFFTALFAALSGGYAMYFVFSGSAFAVGFAILFGLLWGTAIFNMDRYIVSSINKEGTTNQQIMQASPRILLAIMIGVVISRPLELKIFDKEIRQKLRSSYLKGQNRKIDTLQKTYQQKYAMELTKNADLKKEKDSLEKDINRSRYQLNQEVFGDKTNQTSGITGYGTYAKQKEGVLIEKQNRLKTVTDDMGKMDQYLAGRKQFEGLNDLRLFTPKQLDSLTAIAGFADRNWALGQLSYNENGTRDLDTYLAISFIGYLFILFECLPVFVKLMSPKGPYDTALAKTAEANTYFAEKDKDRDIAVTDNTYDHGLDTDISRRKRIITAQSDYDFERHSYE, from the coding sequence ATGAAAAAAATTACCCGCTTCTTCTGGTTCTGTTCAGGGGCGCATGTAGATACTTTAAAAAAATACCCTATCGAGCATAATAAGTATGTAGGCATAGGGGCTACCATATTTTTTACCGCTTTGTTTGCCGCTTTATCGGGCGGTTATGCCATGTACTTTGTGTTTAGCGGCAGTGCTTTTGCCGTTGGCTTTGCCATCCTGTTCGGCTTGCTTTGGGGTACGGCCATTTTTAATATGGACCGCTACATTGTATCCAGCATTAACAAAGAAGGCACTACCAATCAGCAGATCATGCAGGCATCGCCCCGTATTTTGCTGGCTATTATGATAGGCGTGGTGATATCGCGCCCGCTGGAACTGAAGATCTTTGATAAAGAGATCCGCCAAAAACTGCGCTCATCGTACCTTAAGGGGCAAAACCGCAAGATAGATACCCTGCAAAAAACCTATCAGCAAAAATATGCCATGGAGCTAACGAAGAACGCCGACCTGAAAAAGGAAAAGGACTCGTTAGAAAAGGATATTAACCGCTCGCGCTACCAGCTTAACCAGGAGGTTTTTGGCGATAAAACCAACCAAACATCGGGCATTACAGGCTATGGCACTTACGCCAAGCAAAAAGAGGGGGTGCTAATTGAAAAGCAAAACCGCCTGAAAACCGTTACCGACGATATGGGCAAAATGGACCAGTACCTGGCCGGCCGTAAACAGTTTGAGGGCTTGAACGATCTGCGCTTATTTACCCCAAAGCAACTGGACAGCCTGACCGCTATTGCCGGTTTTGCCGACCGGAACTGGGCATTGGGGCAACTATCATACAACGAGAACGGTACGCGCGACCTGGATACTTACCTGGCCATATCCTTTATCGGCTACCTGTTTATTTTGTTTGAATGCTTACCTGTTTTTGTAAAGCTGATGTCGCCCAAAGGGCCGTATGATACCGCGCTGGCAAAAACCGCCGAAGCCAATACCTATTTTGCCGAAAAGGACAAAGACCGTGATATAGCCGTTACCGACAACACTTACGACCATGGCCTTGATACCGACATTTCCCGGCGAAAGCGCATCATCACCGCGCAATCAGACTATGATTTTGAGCGGCACAGTTACGAGTAG
- the pelA gene encoding pectate lyase: MNTPNNTIKTLLALAMGCVALHSQAQDIQADNMLLFQRANGGWSKQYHGKAFSYNMQLTDSLRKDIATEASHDDANIDNESTKKEIRYLVKAYKNYHNPKYLQAAERGIRYLLAMQYANGGFPQYYPEKLLYRAEITFNDNAMINALNVLQDVVLKQNDMEVVDPKLIPPCTDAIKRGVQCILKTQIKVNGKLTAWCQQYDQVTLQPAKARAYELPSLSGSETVGIVNFLMSQPNPSPEIKTAVSAAVAWLQDVKIEGFKFTAVPASGTPKGSNRELVPTKDAPPLWARYYEISTNKPFFCDRDGIKKYSVAEIGYERRNGYAWYGNWAGGLLKKDYPEWVKKWDKG; the protein is encoded by the coding sequence ATGAATACCCCCAACAACACCATTAAAACCTTGCTGGCCCTGGCCATGGGATGCGTTGCCCTACACAGCCAGGCACAGGATATACAGGCCGATAACATGTTGCTTTTTCAACGCGCAAACGGAGGCTGGTCTAAACAATACCATGGCAAGGCTTTTAGCTATAATATGCAGCTAACAGATTCCTTGCGAAAAGATATCGCCACCGAAGCCTCGCACGATGATGCCAATATCGATAATGAATCGACAAAAAAGGAGATCCGATATTTAGTTAAAGCGTATAAAAACTATCATAACCCCAAATACCTGCAGGCGGCTGAGCGCGGCATCAGGTACCTGTTGGCTATGCAATATGCAAACGGCGGCTTCCCGCAATACTATCCCGAAAAACTGCTGTACCGGGCCGAGATCACGTTTAACGATAACGCCATGATCAACGCGCTGAATGTGCTGCAGGATGTGGTTTTAAAACAGAATGATATGGAGGTTGTGGACCCTAAGCTGATACCGCCCTGCACCGATGCCATCAAACGCGGCGTACAATGTATCCTGAAAACCCAAATCAAAGTTAATGGAAAACTTACGGCCTGGTGCCAGCAGTACGACCAGGTAACGCTGCAACCAGCCAAGGCCCGGGCGTATGAATTGCCTTCGCTCAGCGGATCGGAAACGGTGGGCATCGTCAATTTTTTAATGAGCCAGCCCAATCCATCGCCCGAAATAAAAACCGCGGTAAGTGCCGCAGTGGCCTGGCTGCAGGATGTTAAAATTGAGGGCTTTAAATTTACGGCTGTTCCCGCATCCGGTACGCCCAAAGGATCGAACCGGGAACTGGTCCCCACAAAAGATGCCCCGCCATTGTGGGCCCGTTACTACGAGATAAGCACCAACAAACCCTTCTTTTGCGACCGGGACGGCATCAAAAAATATTCGGTAGCGGAGATAGGTTACGAACGCCGGAATGGTTACGCCTGGTACGGCAACTGGGCCGGGGGCCTGCTGAAAAAGGATTACCCGGAGTGGGTGAAAAAATGGGACAAGGGTTAA
- a CDS encoding ArsR/SmtB family transcription factor, giving the protein MRTRRDVYQAIAEPTRRAIINMIAAEPQNVNTIAEKFDVTRQAISLHIKILTDCGLIHIKKQGRDHVCEARLEQLGEVAGWIEQYRQHWERRLDKMEQYIDQLKKERDGKH; this is encoded by the coding sequence ATGAGAACCAGGAGAGACGTTTACCAGGCCATAGCCGAACCAACACGCCGCGCCATCATAAACATGATAGCTGCCGAACCGCAGAACGTGAATACCATTGCCGAAAAGTTTGACGTAACCCGGCAGGCGATATCCCTGCATATAAAAATACTGACCGATTGTGGCCTGATCCACATTAAAAAGCAAGGCCGCGACCATGTTTGCGAAGCCCGCCTGGAGCAATTGGGCGAGGTAGCCGGTTGGATAGAGCAATACCGCCAGCACTGGGAACGCCGCCTGGATAAAATGGAACAATACATTGATCAATTAAAAAAAGAAAGAGATGGAAAACACTAA
- a CDS encoding alpha/beta fold hydrolase, with protein sequence MEASIKNHAPVNGLQMYYEIYGEGSMPLVLVHGGGSTIESCFSKLIPLLSRHTKVIAIELQAHGRTGDRDTPESFKQDADDVAGLLKYLQIEKADLLGFSNGGTTALQVAIRYPEVVNKLIPVSAAYRRDGFMDGFFEGMANVTIDHMPGQLKEAYLAVTPSAEGLQTMFEKDRQRMVDFKDIPDELLQGIKAPTLFMVAQNDVMSVEHTLQMVRLVEGSQLVVLPGIHGGFIGEVCTATPGSKMPEVTVGIVREFLKG encoded by the coding sequence ATGGAAGCATCAATAAAAAACCACGCCCCGGTTAACGGGCTGCAAATGTATTACGAGATATACGGCGAAGGCAGTATGCCCCTTGTACTGGTACACGGCGGCGGCTCGACAATTGAAAGCTGTTTCAGCAAACTGATACCGCTGTTAAGCCGTCACACCAAAGTAATAGCCATAGAACTACAGGCTCATGGGCGTACCGGTGATCGCGACACTCCCGAGTCTTTTAAACAGGATGCCGATGATGTCGCCGGATTACTGAAGTATCTACAAATTGAAAAAGCCGATCTTTTAGGTTTTAGTAACGGCGGCACTACGGCATTGCAGGTAGCCATTCGCTACCCGGAAGTAGTTAATAAACTAATACCTGTATCCGCCGCTTACCGCCGCGATGGTTTTATGGATGGATTTTTTGAGGGCATGGCTAATGTTACTATCGATCACATGCCCGGTCAGCTGAAAGAGGCTTACCTGGCAGTTACGCCAAGTGCGGAAGGTTTGCAAACCATGTTTGAAAAAGACCGCCAGCGGATGGTAGATTTTAAGGACATCCCCGATGAATTATTGCAGGGCATTAAAGCGCCAACGCTATTTATGGTAGCGCAAAACGATGTGATGTCGGTTGAGCATACCTTGCAAATGGTGCGGCTGGTTGAGGGCTCGCAACTGGTGGTATTGCCCGGTATACATGGCGGCTTTATCGGCGAAGTGTGTACCGCAACGCCGGGTAGTAAAATGCCGGAAGTTACTGTGGGTATTGTGAGGGAGTTTTTGAAGGGGTAG
- the der gene encoding ribosome biogenesis GTPase Der: MSNIVAIVGRPNVGKSTLYNRLTESRKAIVDDFSGVTRDRHYGVAEWVGRNFTVIDTGGYVANSDDVFEAAIREQVNIAIEEATVILFVVDVTTGITDLDDEIANILRKGKKPVFVVVNKVDHGLLQSDASIFYSLGLGEIYNISSMSGSGTGELLDEVVKTFDDDVVEENTLPKYAIVGRPNVGKSSIINSLIGKDRNIVTPIAGTTRDSIHIHYNQYGHEFMLIDTAGLRKKTKVKENIEFYSVMRTIKAMEEADVVVLMLDAVEGLEAQDVNIFHLAEKNKKGIVVVVNKWDLIEKNTKTVKVFEETIRQKLAPFTDVPIVFTSVTEKQRVLKVLEMANRVYANRAKKIPTSKLNDVMLPIIESYPPPAIKGKYVKIKYITQIKGTSPMFAFFCNLPQYVKESYIRFIENKLRENFDFTGVPVQIFFRQK, translated from the coding sequence ATGAGTAACATAGTAGCCATAGTAGGCAGGCCCAACGTTGGTAAATCAACCTTATACAATCGTTTAACCGAAAGCCGCAAGGCCATTGTAGACGATTTTAGCGGCGTAACACGCGACCGTCATTATGGTGTGGCCGAATGGGTGGGCCGTAACTTTACCGTTATTGATACCGGCGGCTACGTAGCCAACAGCGATGATGTTTTTGAAGCAGCTATTCGCGAGCAAGTAAATATCGCTATTGAAGAGGCTACCGTTATCCTGTTTGTGGTTGATGTTACCACCGGCATTACCGATTTGGACGACGAAATAGCTAACATATTGCGCAAAGGCAAAAAGCCGGTGTTTGTGGTAGTGAACAAGGTAGATCATGGCCTGCTACAGTCGGATGCCAGCATCTTCTACAGTCTTGGTTTAGGCGAGATCTATAACATCTCATCAATGAGTGGCAGTGGCACCGGCGAACTGCTGGACGAGGTAGTAAAAACCTTTGATGATGACGTAGTAGAGGAGAACACCCTGCCTAAATACGCCATTGTTGGCCGACCTAACGTTGGTAAATCATCTATCATTAACTCGTTGATAGGTAAAGATCGTAACATTGTTACCCCAATTGCCGGTACCACGCGCGATAGTATCCATATCCACTACAACCAGTACGGCCACGAGTTTATGCTGATTGACACCGCCGGGTTACGTAAAAAAACCAAGGTAAAGGAGAATATCGAGTTCTATTCGGTAATGCGTACCATTAAAGCCATGGAAGAGGCCGATGTGGTTGTACTGATGCTGGATGCTGTAGAAGGTTTGGAAGCGCAGGATGTAAACATTTTTCACCTGGCCGAAAAGAACAAGAAAGGCATTGTGGTAGTAGTAAACAAATGGGACCTGATAGAAAAGAACACCAAAACTGTTAAGGTTTTTGAGGAAACCATCCGCCAGAAGCTGGCTCCGTTTACCGATGTGCCTATCGTTTTTACCTCGGTTACCGAGAAACAACGTGTGTTGAAAGTGCTGGAAATGGCCAACAGGGTTTACGCCAACCGCGCTAAAAAGATCCCTACATCAAAACTTAATGATGTAATGTTGCCCATCATCGAAAGCTATCCGCCACCGGCCATTAAAGGCAAGTATGTTAAGATAAAATACATCACGCAGATAAAAGGCACATCGCCCATGTTCGCGTTCTTCTGCAACCTGCCGCAGTACGTTAAAGAATCGTATATCCGTTTCATTGAGAACAAACTGCGCGAGAATTTTGATTTTACCGGGGTGCCGGTGCAGATATTCTTCAGGCAGAAGTAA
- a CDS encoding SDR family oxidoreductase, giving the protein MKQAFKDKVVWITGASSGIGEALAYALSARGAKLILSSRRENELERVKANCQQPEQVKVLPLDLTDSAGLEAKVAVAIALFGQVDIMVHNGGITQRSLVADTDIEVHRRVMELDYFSYIILTKALLPHFLSRRSGHFVVTSSVMGKIGTPMRAAYAAAKHALHGYFDCLRAEVSLQGIKVTVLTPGYIRTAIYQSAVTGDGGTFGAVSQEIDNGYPADKAAEQIVKAISKGTYEAYIGRLGEERLALFVNRFLPNLLIRMMPGREPK; this is encoded by the coding sequence ATGAAGCAAGCATTTAAAGATAAGGTGGTATGGATCACCGGGGCATCATCCGGCATCGGCGAGGCGTTGGCCTACGCTTTATCTGCGCGCGGGGCTAAACTCATCCTATCCAGCCGCAGGGAGAACGAGTTGGAGCGCGTGAAAGCAAACTGCCAGCAACCTGAACAGGTAAAAGTATTACCCTTGGATCTAACCGACAGCGCCGGTCTTGAAGCAAAAGTAGCGGTGGCTATCGCACTTTTCGGGCAGGTAGATATCATGGTGCATAACGGCGGCATCACACAACGTTCGTTGGTGGCCGATACCGATATTGAAGTGCACCGCCGGGTGATGGAGTTGGATTATTTTAGTTACATCATACTAACCAAGGCACTTTTGCCGCATTTTCTTTCGCGCCGTTCTGGTCATTTTGTAGTAACCAGCAGCGTGATGGGCAAAATAGGCACCCCTATGCGGGCGGCTTATGCAGCGGCTAAGCATGCGCTGCATGGCTATTTCGATTGTTTGCGGGCCGAGGTTAGTCTGCAAGGCATAAAGGTTACTGTACTTACACCGGGCTATATCCGTACGGCGATCTACCAATCGGCTGTTACCGGCGATGGGGGCACATTCGGCGCGGTATCGCAGGAAATTGATAATGGCTACCCGGCAGACAAAGCGGCCGAACAGATCGTTAAAGCCATCAGCAAGGGAACGTACGAAGCCTACATCGGCCGGCTTGGCGAAGAACGGCTGGCGCTTTTCGTTAATCGTTTCCTGCCTAATTTACTCATCCGTATGATGCCGGGGCGAGAGCCGAAATAG
- a CDS encoding peroxiredoxin, translating to MSKKYYYVSFLIFSLCLISQLGLAQAKMLSKGDVAPVFTAKASLAGKDFSFSLKQALAKGPVVVYFYPSAYTGGCDAEAHEFAEQKDKFTAAGATIIGVSGDDIQRLNTFSADPDYCAGKFIVASDAEGKIAETYGLVMSQPKLGMKDIRGAELNHGFIPRTTYVIGKDGKIIAVFSSTTDHISAVQHVEKSLAVVKAL from the coding sequence ATGTCAAAAAAATATTATTACGTGTCTTTCTTAATCTTCAGCTTATGTTTGATAAGCCAACTTGGCCTCGCGCAAGCTAAAATGTTATCAAAAGGCGATGTGGCGCCGGTGTTCACAGCCAAAGCAAGTTTAGCGGGCAAAGATTTTAGTTTTTCGCTAAAACAAGCACTGGCCAAAGGCCCGGTGGTGGTTTATTTCTATCCGTCTGCCTATACTGGCGGCTGCGATGCTGAAGCTCATGAATTTGCCGAACAAAAAGATAAATTTACAGCGGCAGGAGCTACTATCATCGGTGTATCAGGAGACGATATACAGCGACTGAATACATTTTCTGCTGATCCTGATTATTGTGCAGGCAAGTTCATCGTTGCGTCAGACGCCGAAGGTAAGATTGCCGAAACATACGGCCTGGTCATGTCGCAGCCAAAGCTTGGAATGAAAGATATACGTGGGGCTGAACTCAACCACGGCTTCATTCCCCGTACTACTTATGTTATCGGTAAAGACGGTAAAATTATAGCAGTGTTTTCATCAACAACCGATCATATTTCAGCAGTTCAACACGTTGAAAAATCCCTGGCTGTTGTAAAGGCATTGTAG
- a CDS encoding sensor histidine kinase, whose protein sequence is MKAPIIDTDLYLILAAATVLLTGLTGFIIYFLVLYRKKQVLHLIEQEKMEIKFQQELLNTQIEIQEQTMQTIGTDLHDNIGQLLSLTSLTLNSVELDRDPKSKKKVDAAIDLTLRSIKELRQLGKLLQGDQLVSVGLVEAIRHEVEWVERSGKFQVTYDADPKMPAVANSDKDLIVFRILQEALNNIIKHSSASHINIKLEHSDGVLRLHINDNGIGFDAAHLAPEKQGMGLHNIHKRAGIIGGEVLVRSKPGEGTGLTIIIPYT, encoded by the coding sequence ATGAAGGCACCGATTATTGATACTGATCTGTACTTAATATTGGCGGCTGCTACGGTTTTGCTAACGGGTTTAACGGGCTTTATTATTTATTTTTTGGTTTTATACCGGAAAAAACAAGTGCTGCATTTGATTGAACAGGAGAAGATGGAGATAAAGTTTCAACAGGAGTTGCTAAATACACAGATCGAAATCCAGGAGCAAACCATGCAAACCATCGGTACCGACCTGCACGATAATATCGGCCAGTTGCTAAGCCTTACCTCGTTAACGCTTAATTCGGTTGAACTGGATAGAGATCCCAAATCAAAAAAGAAAGTGGATGCGGCTATCGACCTTACCTTGCGCTCGATAAAGGAATTGCGTCAGTTGGGCAAGCTTTTACAGGGCGACCAATTAGTGTCAGTTGGTTTAGTTGAAGCCATTCGCCACGAGGTAGAATGGGTAGAACGTTCGGGAAAATTTCAGGTAACTTACGACGCTGATCCAAAAATGCCGGCTGTGGCGAATAGTGATAAAGACCTGATCGTGTTCCGTATTTTGCAGGAAGCTTTAAACAATATCATCAAGCACTCGTCGGCCAGCCATATCAACATCAAATTAGAACATAGCGATGGCGTATTACGCCTCCACATTAATGATAATGGCATCGGCTTTGACGCGGCACATCTTGCCCCCGAAAAGCAGGGCATGGGTTTGCACAATATCCATAAGCGGGCCGGTATTATCGGTGGCGAGGTGCTGGTACGTTCTAAACCCGGCGAAGGCACCGGCCTAACCATTATAATACCTTATACATAA
- the era gene encoding GTPase Era: MSHRAGFVSIIGKPNAGKSTLMNALVGEKMSIITPKAQTTRHRILGIVNTDDYQVVFSDTPGIIKPHYALHESMMHQVQGSIVDADLILLMTDINEQHEEEDVMRRLESSLAPVVVLINKIDQSDPETVKQKVDYWNEKLKPLAVFAISALKFPNTQHLLEFIVEQMPEHPAYYEKDALTDRNDRFFASEMIREQVFKQYKKEIPYSTEVVITAFKEEENIYRISAEIIVERESQKNIIIGQGGSMLKIVGTYARRSMEEFYQKKIFLEMFVKVIDDWRSKKNYLKKFGYED; the protein is encoded by the coding sequence ATGAGTCATAGGGCGGGTTTTGTAAGCATCATCGGCAAGCCTAATGCGGGTAAATCCACATTAATGAACGCGCTTGTGGGCGAAAAGATGTCCATCATCACCCCTAAGGCGCAAACCACACGCCACCGTATACTGGGTATCGTTAATACCGACGATTACCAGGTGGTATTTTCGGATACCCCCGGCATCATCAAGCCGCACTATGCCCTGCACGAGAGCATGATGCACCAGGTACAGGGATCGATAGTAGATGCCGACCTGATATTGCTGATGACCGATATTAACGAACAGCACGAAGAGGAAGACGTAATGCGCCGTTTGGAAAGCTCGCTGGCGCCGGTTGTTGTATTGATCAATAAAATAGACCAAAGCGACCCGGAAACCGTAAAGCAAAAGGTAGATTACTGGAACGAAAAGCTGAAGCCGCTGGCGGTTTTCGCAATTTCAGCACTGAAGTTCCCAAACACGCAGCACCTGCTGGAATTTATTGTAGAGCAGATGCCCGAACATCCTGCTTATTACGAAAAGGATGCGCTGACTGACCGTAACGACCGCTTCTTCGCTTCGGAAATGATTCGCGAGCAGGTGTTTAAGCAATATAAAAAAGAAATTCCCTACAGCACCGAGGTAGTGATCACCGCTTTTAAGGAAGAGGAGAATATATATCGCATCAGTGCCGAGATCATCGTTGAGCGCGAATCGCAAAAAAATATCATTATTGGCCAGGGCGGCAGCATGCTGAAGATTGTTGGCACCTACGCCCGCCGGTCGATGGAGGAATTTTACCAGAAAAAGATCTTCCTGGAGATGTTTGTTAAAGTAATAGACGACTGGCGCAGCAAAAAAAATTACCTGAAAAAATTCGGGTACGAAGATTAA